The following are encoded in a window of Nibricoccus aquaticus genomic DNA:
- a CDS encoding FtsX-like permease family protein, translated as MSASLIPLLLRRFTLRHWRGAPKQSAMLVAILALGVAVFVSIRLANRAAVASFTRFTDTLTGQSDWIVQAPAGALLETVLPEIREALKGAAVNIIPVVEATASLPVREDGADGRFGRVSYTLLGVDLLGLANLAREQDRAFFGQQTGGRGEAAIEAEAGAKEGMKANDSFWTVFGCEPRVWVSRAFAEKPPERLQLVLDENVVTVPVAGVIPHAPDAPEAPATMMIFDLRQLQKLTGKIGRVDRVEFLVEAGPRADERRAELKAVLEKLGRNGERWTVIAPGADRSAAETMTRAFRLNLTVLSLIALMVGMYLIFQALDGAVVRRRPEIAILRSLGVEEATIRRVWLWESAMLGLVGGGLGLLLGWAGAQVSVRAVGQTVNALYYATTVKTASLDGTEIAVGLGLGLVSALVAGWWPAREAARTPPAQVLHRAAAPVAGARWARSFALGAGLIVAGVVCAQLPPLRFEGGGRFPLAGYAAALAWLLGAGVLCAFLLPPLARLARGWGGRSAPVRVALSHLRKPSGRHRLAAAALLCAIGMTAGMAILVGSFEQTMVGWVERTLHADLYVSSSGAQSATAKNRITPEAVAKLAAHPAVEKAASFVNFPILFEGGQTSLNGVDLARPDTQPDFSWVQRPETLAVFTPGENAGLALISESFSERFGKKRGDAIRVSTPAGAQMLTVAGVYADYGNERGSILVERARVREWFGDDSVTSVALFTKAGVDAETLRADLMGIYPGLSVFTNARLRSEVLRIFRQTFSITYALEVIGVIVAVVGLALTLASMLLDRREELTTLRALGFTHREIAWAAAVEGVAVSVSAAIGGLVLSLGLGWLLIYVINKQSFGWTLGFSLPWGQLAALALAVTATGLAVSYAVGRWGADLPADREE; from the coding sequence ATGAGCGCGTCACTGATTCCTCTGTTGCTGCGGCGGTTTACGCTGCGGCATTGGCGCGGGGCGCCGAAGCAGAGCGCGATGCTGGTGGCGATTCTGGCGCTCGGCGTGGCGGTGTTTGTCTCAATCCGGCTGGCGAACCGGGCGGCGGTGGCGAGTTTTACCCGGTTTACGGATACATTGACCGGGCAGAGCGACTGGATCGTGCAAGCGCCGGCGGGAGCGTTGCTGGAAACGGTGCTGCCGGAGATCCGTGAGGCGCTGAAAGGTGCGGCGGTGAATATCATCCCGGTGGTGGAGGCGACGGCGTCGTTGCCGGTGCGGGAGGACGGAGCGGACGGGCGGTTTGGGCGGGTGAGTTATACGCTGCTCGGCGTGGATTTGCTGGGGCTGGCGAATCTGGCGCGGGAGCAGGACCGGGCGTTTTTCGGGCAGCAGACCGGCGGGCGTGGAGAGGCGGCGATAGAGGCGGAGGCTGGAGCGAAAGAAGGAATGAAAGCGAATGACAGCTTTTGGACTGTGTTTGGATGCGAGCCGCGCGTGTGGGTGAGCCGGGCGTTTGCGGAGAAGCCGCCGGAGCGGCTGCAGCTGGTGCTCGATGAGAACGTAGTGACGGTGCCGGTGGCGGGCGTGATTCCGCATGCGCCGGATGCGCCGGAAGCGCCGGCGACGATGATGATTTTCGATCTGCGGCAGTTGCAGAAACTCACGGGGAAAATCGGGCGCGTGGATCGCGTGGAGTTTTTAGTGGAAGCGGGGCCGCGCGCGGATGAGCGGCGGGCGGAGTTGAAGGCGGTGCTGGAAAAGCTCGGGCGGAACGGCGAGCGGTGGACGGTGATCGCGCCGGGGGCGGATCGGAGTGCGGCGGAGACGATGACGCGAGCGTTTCGGTTGAACCTGACGGTGCTGTCGCTGATCGCGCTGATGGTGGGGATGTATTTGATTTTCCAGGCGCTGGACGGCGCGGTGGTGCGGCGGCGGCCGGAGATCGCGATCTTGCGGTCGCTCGGTGTGGAGGAGGCGACGATCCGGCGCGTGTGGCTTTGGGAGTCGGCGATGCTCGGACTGGTGGGCGGCGGGCTGGGGTTGTTGCTCGGGTGGGCGGGGGCGCAGGTGTCGGTGCGAGCGGTGGGGCAGACGGTGAACGCGCTTTATTACGCGACGACGGTGAAGACGGCGTCGCTCGACGGGACGGAGATCGCGGTGGGACTGGGGCTGGGACTGGTCTCGGCATTGGTGGCGGGGTGGTGGCCGGCGCGGGAGGCGGCGCGGACGCCGCCGGCGCAAGTGTTGCACCGGGCGGCGGCGCCTGTCGCGGGCGCGCGTTGGGCGCGGAGTTTTGCGCTGGGGGCGGGATTGATCGTGGCGGGCGTGGTGTGCGCGCAGCTGCCGCCGTTGCGCTTCGAAGGCGGCGGGCGGTTTCCACTGGCTGGATACGCGGCGGCGCTGGCGTGGCTGCTGGGCGCGGGGGTGTTGTGCGCGTTTTTATTGCCGCCGCTGGCGAGGCTTGCGCGCGGGTGGGGCGGACGGAGCGCACCGGTGCGGGTGGCGTTGAGTCATCTGAGAAAACCGTCGGGGCGGCACCGGCTGGCGGCGGCGGCGTTGTTGTGCGCGATCGGGATGACGGCGGGGATGGCGATCCTCGTGGGGAGTTTTGAGCAGACGATGGTCGGCTGGGTGGAGCGGACTCTGCATGCGGATCTGTATGTCTCGAGCAGCGGGGCGCAGAGCGCGACGGCGAAGAACCGGATCACGCCGGAGGCGGTGGCGAAACTGGCGGCGCATCCGGCGGTGGAGAAGGCGGCGAGCTTTGTGAATTTCCCGATCTTGTTCGAAGGCGGGCAGACCTCGCTGAACGGCGTGGATCTGGCGCGGCCCGACACGCAGCCGGATTTTAGTTGGGTGCAGCGGCCGGAGACGTTGGCGGTGTTTACGCCGGGAGAGAACGCGGGGCTGGCGTTGATCAGCGAAAGTTTCAGCGAGCGGTTTGGGAAGAAACGCGGCGACGCGATCCGGGTGTCGACGCCGGCGGGAGCGCAGATGCTGACGGTGGCGGGCGTGTATGCGGATTATGGAAACGAGCGCGGCTCGATCCTCGTCGAGCGGGCGCGGGTGCGGGAATGGTTTGGAGACGACTCGGTGACGAGCGTGGCGCTGTTCACGAAGGCTGGCGTGGATGCGGAGACGTTGCGGGCGGATCTGATGGGTATTTATCCGGGGCTGTCGGTGTTCACGAATGCGCGGCTGCGCTCGGAAGTGCTGCGGATTTTTCGGCAAACCTTTTCGATCACGTATGCGCTGGAAGTGATCGGTGTGATCGTGGCGGTGGTGGGGCTGGCGCTGACGCTGGCGAGCATGTTGCTGGACCGGCGCGAGGAGCTGACGACGTTGCGGGCGCTTGGGTTTACGCACCGGGAGATCGCGTGGGCGGCGGCGGTGGAGGGTGTCGCGGTGTCGGTGAGTGCGGCGATTGGCGGGCTGGTGCTGAGCCTGGGGCTCGGGTGGCTCTTAATTTATGTGATCAACAAGCAGTCGTTTGGCTGGACGCTGGGGTTTTCGCTGCCGTGGGGGCAGCTGGCGGCGCTGGCGTTGGCGGTCACGGCGACGGGGCTGGCGGTGAGTTATGCGGTGGGGCGCTGGGGGGCGGATCTGCCGGCGGACAGAGAAGAGTGA
- a CDS encoding ABC transporter ATP-binding protein — protein sequence MALVAIEPVLQVASVVKHYGTRRVLDAVSFSVAAGERVALTGPSGSGKTTLLNCLGGVDRLDEGDITLHGRSIANLDGNELARLRRERVGTVFQFFHLLPTLTAAENVELPLQLLGVAAEERAARVKDFLQRVGLVARAEALPSQLSGGEQQRVAIARALVHRPDLILADEPTGNLDSANGANILTLLRELTDETKTALVLVTHSEEAAAICHRRIHLRDGRVVNGG from the coding sequence ATGGCTCTTGTTGCGATTGAACCGGTTCTTCAGGTGGCGTCGGTGGTGAAACACTATGGGACGCGGCGCGTGCTCGATGCGGTGAGTTTTTCGGTGGCGGCGGGCGAGCGCGTGGCGCTAACGGGGCCGTCGGGGAGCGGGAAGACGACGTTGTTGAACTGTCTCGGCGGGGTGGACCGGCTGGATGAGGGCGACATCACGCTGCACGGGCGGTCGATTGCGAATCTCGACGGGAACGAGCTGGCGCGGTTGCGGCGCGAGCGGGTGGGGACGGTGTTTCAATTTTTCCATCTGCTGCCGACGCTCACGGCGGCAGAGAATGTGGAGCTGCCGTTGCAGTTGCTCGGGGTGGCGGCGGAGGAGCGGGCGGCGCGGGTGAAAGATTTTTTGCAACGCGTGGGGCTGGTGGCGAGGGCGGAGGCGCTGCCGTCGCAGCTGTCGGGCGGCGAGCAGCAGCGGGTGGCGATCGCGCGGGCGTTGGTTCACCGGCCTGATCTGATTCTGGCGGACGAGCCGACGGGGAATCTCGATAGCGCGAATGGGGCCAACATCCTCACGCTGTTGCGCGAGCTGACGGATGAGACGAAGACGGCGCTGGTGCTGGTGACGCATAGCGAAGAGGCGGCGGCGATCTGTCACCGACGCATCCATCTGCGCGACGGACGCGTAGTAAACGGCGGATGA
- a CDS encoding YifB family Mg chelatase-like AAA ATPase, with protein MLATLFSAALQGIDAELVYVEVNSGETGDFKLVLVGLPDTAVKESSDRVLSALGNSGFRKPHARTTINLAPGDLRKEGPIYDLPIALGILTALGQLKADRLADFLIAGELGLSGATRPVRGALAMARLAKQLGKKGVLLPPASAKEAALVEGVEVYAVSSLDQAFRFLNGERTLPRETAARITSDNQADEHAGDFSEIKGQHALRRAVEVAVSGFHNLLIIGPPGSGKSMIAKRIPTIMPAPTLDESLEVLSIHSAAGQTLSGPAQFGKRPVRSPHHTISDVGLLGGGTIPGPGEISLAHHGVLFLDELPEFKRSALEVMRQPLEDGSVTISRSAGKVTLPCCFMLVAAMNPCECGYLGDPKHECRCNPTQIQRYRSRISGPLLDRIDIHIEAPGLSISELRSEQMSEGSAAVRERVRAARERQLARLKGSRATANARMNHAQIRKHCGIDSTLGDLMQQAMEQLSLSARAYDRILKVALTIADLAGAERIEAPHLLEAIQYRSLDRNLFY; from the coding sequence ATGCTGGCCACGCTTTTTTCTGCCGCGCTTCAAGGCATCGACGCGGAACTCGTTTACGTCGAAGTGAACTCCGGGGAGACCGGTGATTTCAAACTGGTGCTGGTCGGGCTGCCCGACACGGCGGTGAAGGAGTCGAGCGACCGCGTGCTCTCGGCGCTCGGAAACAGCGGGTTTCGGAAGCCTCATGCGCGGACAACGATCAATCTCGCGCCGGGCGATTTGCGGAAGGAAGGGCCGATCTACGATCTGCCGATCGCGCTGGGGATTCTCACGGCGCTCGGCCAGTTGAAGGCGGATCGGTTGGCGGATTTTTTGATCGCGGGTGAGCTGGGTTTGTCGGGAGCGACGCGGCCGGTGCGCGGTGCGCTGGCGATGGCGCGGCTGGCGAAACAGCTCGGGAAAAAAGGTGTGTTGTTGCCACCGGCGTCGGCGAAGGAAGCGGCGCTGGTCGAAGGCGTGGAGGTGTATGCGGTGAGTTCGCTCGATCAGGCGTTTCGGTTTTTGAATGGAGAGCGGACGCTGCCACGCGAGACAGCGGCGCGGATCACGAGCGACAATCAGGCGGATGAGCACGCGGGGGATTTTTCGGAGATCAAGGGACAGCACGCGTTGCGGCGCGCGGTGGAAGTGGCGGTGAGCGGTTTCCATAATTTGCTGATCATCGGTCCTCCGGGGTCGGGGAAATCTATGATCGCGAAACGGATTCCGACGATCATGCCGGCACCGACGTTGGATGAATCGCTGGAGGTGCTGAGCATTCACTCGGCGGCGGGGCAGACGCTCAGCGGGCCGGCGCAGTTCGGGAAGCGGCCGGTGCGTTCGCCGCATCATACGATTTCAGATGTGGGGCTGCTCGGTGGCGGGACGATTCCGGGGCCGGGGGAAATCTCGCTGGCACATCACGGGGTGTTGTTTCTCGACGAGTTGCCGGAGTTCAAACGGTCGGCGCTGGAGGTGATGCGGCAGCCGCTGGAAGACGGGAGCGTGACGATCTCGCGTAGTGCCGGAAAGGTGACGCTGCCGTGTTGCTTCATGCTCGTCGCAGCTATGAATCCTTGCGAGTGCGGCTATCTCGGCGATCCGAAGCATGAGTGCCGGTGCAATCCGACGCAGATCCAACGGTATCGCTCGCGGATCAGCGGGCCGTTGCTGGATCGCATCGATATTCATATCGAGGCGCCGGGGCTTTCGATCAGCGAGCTGAGGAGCGAGCAGATGTCGGAAGGATCGGCGGCGGTGCGGGAGCGGGTGCGAGCGGCGAGGGAGCGGCAGCTGGCGCGGTTGAAAGGGTCGCGTGCGACGGCGAACGCGCGGATGAATCACGCGCAGATCCGGAAGCATTGCGGGATCGATTCGACTCTGGGGGATTTGATGCAGCAGGCGATGGAGCAGCTGTCGTTGTCGGCGCGGGCTTATGACCGGATTTTGAAAGTGGCGCTGACGATCGCGGATCTGGCGGGAGCGGAGCGGATCGAGGCGCCGCATTTGCTGGAGGCGATTCAGTACCGGAGTCTGGATAGGAATCTGTTTTATTGA
- a CDS encoding glucose-6-phosphate dehydrogenase assembly protein OpcA, whose protein sequence is MPAVFNALPGIEVPVGSITKSLAKMWSDTASKGGPAPEAESGKATQVNFVMHLGFETTEADAREQFQTAVRFSKRYPCRVVVLCPLPLENKTTEMRAKIYGECHLGKSKGDTRCCEFVMLSYPQAARAFLENQVSVCLSTDLPLYYWAHRFSSSGRLNDYQFLLGRSKRVMFDTALVEAAAATFPWPKPEAVRDLVYARLLPIRQTIGQFLSGYSAETLSKGLKSVSVGYGAELGAEGRVLLAWTKERLLACGAGKDVVFASAALDCKPRSFEMHFEYADKKSFVWRGDLTQGSAQFEAELGSGKVTLPAAVSLLSAEAALSEAMFF, encoded by the coding sequence ATGCCTGCTGTTTTTAATGCGCTGCCCGGTATCGAAGTGCCGGTCGGATCGATCACCAAAAGCCTCGCCAAAATGTGGAGCGATACGGCGTCGAAGGGCGGGCCGGCTCCGGAGGCTGAGTCGGGTAAGGCGACGCAGGTGAACTTTGTGATGCACCTCGGGTTTGAAACGACCGAGGCGGATGCGCGGGAGCAGTTTCAGACGGCGGTGCGGTTTTCGAAACGTTATCCGTGCCGCGTGGTGGTGCTGTGTCCGCTGCCGCTGGAAAACAAGACGACGGAGATGCGCGCAAAAATTTATGGCGAGTGTCACCTCGGGAAATCGAAGGGCGATACGCGTTGCTGCGAATTTGTGATGCTGAGCTATCCGCAGGCGGCGCGGGCGTTTTTGGAGAATCAGGTGTCGGTCTGCCTGAGCACGGATCTGCCGCTTTATTATTGGGCGCATCGGTTTTCTTCGAGTGGCCGTCTGAACGATTATCAGTTTCTGCTGGGCCGATCGAAGCGCGTGATGTTCGACACGGCACTGGTCGAAGCGGCGGCGGCGACTTTTCCCTGGCCGAAGCCGGAAGCGGTGCGCGATCTTGTCTATGCGCGGTTGCTGCCGATCCGGCAGACGATCGGGCAGTTCCTGAGCGGCTATTCGGCGGAGACGCTGAGCAAGGGTTTGAAGTCGGTGAGTGTCGGATACGGAGCGGAGCTGGGTGCCGAAGGGCGCGTGCTGCTCGCGTGGACTAAGGAGCGGCTGCTGGCGTGCGGCGCGGGCAAGGATGTCGTGTTCGCGAGCGCGGCGCTGGACTGCAAGCCGCGGAGCTTCGAGATGCATTTCGAGTACGCGGACAAGAAGAGTTTCGTGTGGCGCGGGGATCTCACGCAGGGCAGCGCGCAGTTTGAGGCGGAGCTGGGCTCGGGTAAAGTGACGCTGCCGGCGGCGGTGAGTTTGCTGAGTGCGGAAGCGGCCTTGAGTGAGGCGATGTTTTTTTGA
- the zwf gene encoding glucose-6-phosphate dehydrogenase, whose protein sequence is MAETQRHPFLQGLSKHRGAPPTVVVIFGASGDLTARKLIPAVFNLSYDNLLPADFFLVGYGRKAIPDEEFRTLATDAIKEFSRRELNAEVWGRVAANTSYVAGGYDERAAFDRLAQHIAAIEKKIGREVQTLFYISTPPSVFGPILQNLGASGLASKYLGQAHHSKVIIEKPFGKDLKSAQELNKTIRSVLEEHQVYRIDHYLGKETVQDLLVQRFANSIFEPLWNRNFIDHVQITVAEEVGVGTRGGYYEQSGALRDMIQNHTMQLLALTAMEPPVSLDAEAVRDEKVKVLKAIQPLRLGAGGDVARAQYSEGMMGGKQAKGYLQEEGINPQSATETYAGIRLSINNWRWQGVPFYLRSGKRMARRVTEIAVQFKRPPGTLFAESDRFNLAPNTLAFQIQPDEGLSMILNGKVPGLETRTQPVKMNFRYSTTYGSNTPEAYERLVLDAMVGDGTLFIRGDEAETSWKLYTPVLEAWAAAGREGMDSYPVGSWGPANADALLAASKHTWRQP, encoded by the coding sequence ATGGCCGAAACTCAACGTCATCCGTTTCTTCAGGGTCTCAGCAAACATCGCGGCGCTCCGCCGACTGTTGTCGTCATTTTTGGCGCTTCCGGCGATCTGACCGCCCGTAAGCTGATCCCGGCGGTGTTCAACCTGAGCTACGACAATCTGCTGCCGGCGGATTTCTTCCTTGTGGGTTATGGGCGCAAGGCGATCCCGGATGAGGAGTTTCGCACGCTGGCGACGGATGCGATCAAGGAGTTTTCCCGGCGTGAACTGAATGCGGAGGTTTGGGGCCGCGTCGCCGCCAACACGAGCTACGTGGCGGGTGGTTACGATGAGCGCGCGGCGTTTGACCGGCTGGCGCAGCATATCGCGGCGATCGAGAAAAAGATCGGGCGCGAGGTGCAGACACTGTTTTATATTTCCACGCCACCGTCGGTCTTTGGACCTATTTTGCAGAACCTCGGCGCGAGCGGGCTGGCCTCGAAGTATCTCGGGCAGGCTCATCACTCGAAGGTGATTATCGAAAAACCGTTCGGCAAAGACCTGAAGTCGGCGCAGGAGCTGAACAAGACGATCCGTTCGGTGCTGGAGGAGCATCAGGTTTACCGCATCGATCACTATCTCGGCAAAGAGACGGTGCAGGATTTGTTGGTGCAGCGTTTTGCGAACTCGATTTTCGAGCCGCTGTGGAACCGGAATTTTATCGATCACGTGCAGATCACGGTGGCCGAGGAAGTCGGCGTGGGCACGCGCGGCGGTTATTACGAACAGAGCGGCGCGCTGCGTGACATGATTCAGAATCACACGATGCAGCTGCTGGCGTTGACGGCGATGGAGCCGCCGGTGTCGCTCGATGCGGAAGCAGTGCGCGACGAGAAAGTGAAAGTGTTGAAGGCGATCCAGCCGCTGCGCCTCGGCGCGGGTGGCGATGTGGCGCGCGCGCAATACTCCGAAGGCATGATGGGCGGGAAGCAGGCCAAAGGCTACCTTCAGGAAGAAGGCATCAATCCGCAGTCGGCGACGGAGACGTACGCGGGCATCCGGCTTTCGATCAATAACTGGCGCTGGCAAGGCGTGCCGTTTTATCTGCGCTCCGGGAAGCGCATGGCGCGTCGCGTGACGGAGATCGCGGTGCAGTTCAAGCGTCCGCCGGGCACGTTGTTTGCCGAGAGCGATCGCTTCAATCTGGCGCCCAACACCCTCGCATTTCAGATCCAGCCAGACGAAGGCTTGAGCATGATTCTCAATGGCAAGGTGCCCGGACTGGAGACGCGGACGCAGCCGGTGAAGATGAATTTCCGCTACAGCACGACGTACGGATCGAACACGCCGGAGGCTTACGAGCGCCTGGTGCTCGATGCGATGGTTGGCGATGGCACGCTCTTCATCCGCGGCGACGAAGCGGAGACCTCGTGGAAACTTTATACGCCGGTGCTTGAAGCGTGGGCTGCGGCCGGGCGCGAAGGCATGGACAGTTATCCCGTCGGTTCTTGGGGGCCGGCGAATGCCGATGCTCTGCTCGCGGCCAGCAAGCATACGTGGAGACAACCGTAA
- a CDS encoding YraN family protein, which translates to MWARIKAWWARLRGPRDENQARGVAGERAAEAFLCAKPGWRLVARNWRSPKDRRDEIDLVCRSGEVLVFVEVKTRAAGALVGGYYAVDARKKRVLRRACGVYLRGLRAHRPVTVRFDVVEVEWAADERTEPVVRHFENVPLWPRGIRW; encoded by the coding sequence ATGTGGGCGAGGATCAAGGCGTGGTGGGCGCGGCTGAGGGGGCCGCGCGATGAAAATCAGGCGCGTGGCGTGGCGGGGGAGCGCGCGGCGGAGGCGTTTTTGTGCGCGAAACCGGGATGGCGTTTGGTGGCGAGAAATTGGCGGAGTCCGAAGGATCGGCGGGATGAGATCGATCTGGTGTGCAGGTCGGGCGAAGTGCTGGTGTTCGTCGAGGTGAAGACGCGGGCGGCGGGGGCGTTGGTGGGCGGGTATTACGCGGTCGATGCGCGGAAGAAGCGGGTGTTGCGGCGGGCGTGCGGGGTTTATTTGCGCGGACTTCGGGCGCATCGGCCGGTGACGGTGCGGTTCGATGTGGTGGAGGTGGAGTGGGCGGCGGATGAAAGGACGGAGCCGGTGGTGCGGCATTTTGAGAATGTGCCGCTGTGGCCGCGGGGGATTCGGTGGTGA
- a CDS encoding heavy metal translocating P-type ATPase: MSTKQVTSENWAETLARFLREEPGVEAVRIDPAARKVSVATLGDVDLKQLEARLAETLAAVESQLGRTAKIPVGYTLKREGETTEFAEVSCATAPSFWKWREFAWPELDEPEKIEESEWKELGLLAAACGVFGALGFVTEKFSVGPEWLSRVLYGVALIAGGWDAAKDTWENLRERKVDIHFLMLAVAVGAMCIGAWGEAVLLLFLFSASGAMEDYALDRTQREVGSLLKSAPKTATLVLPNGSERLVKVEELGIGDRVRVKPGEAFPADGTVSKGRSASDESALTGEAVPVEKDVGAPVFSGTINLWGAVDFDVRRLPSESTLQKIIRLIQTAQKLRAPSERFTDKFGGGYTLTVLGVCAAMFLVWWLAMGLPAFTNAGETTSAFYRAMTLLVVMSPCALVLSIPSAILAAIAWGAKHGVLFRGGAAIEKLAAIDLVALDKTGTLTTGELAVTGVESFPAGREKEVLELAFALEVNSQHPLARAIVRHARAQGVREVDADKFESITGHGVRGQVGGAQVLLGRRELLESGPLAEWAKTMPASSPELSEVWVVGRDVVGRVLLKDQIRAESREVLAKLKRAGIRTVMLTGDRRQAAENVAKEIGLDEVRAGLTPEGKVEAIQALKKEGHTVAMVGDGVNDAPCLAAADVSVAMGARGSDAALEQAEVILMHDRIENFLAALRLSQRAKRVIRQNLAISLGVVVLMAVASVIGVVPLAVGVAAHEGSTVVVCLNSLRLLFGRNR; the protein is encoded by the coding sequence ATGTCCACCAAGCAGGTCACGTCGGAGAACTGGGCCGAAACGCTCGCGCGATTTTTGCGCGAAGAGCCGGGGGTGGAGGCGGTGCGGATAGATCCGGCGGCGCGCAAGGTCTCGGTGGCGACGCTGGGGGATGTGGATTTGAAGCAACTGGAAGCGCGGCTGGCGGAAACGCTGGCGGCGGTGGAATCGCAACTGGGGCGCACGGCGAAGATTCCGGTGGGCTACACGTTGAAGCGTGAGGGCGAGACGACGGAGTTTGCGGAAGTCAGTTGCGCGACGGCGCCGAGTTTTTGGAAGTGGCGGGAGTTCGCGTGGCCGGAGCTGGATGAGCCGGAGAAGATCGAGGAGTCGGAGTGGAAGGAGCTGGGGTTGCTCGCGGCGGCTTGCGGCGTTTTCGGCGCACTAGGGTTTGTGACAGAGAAATTTTCAGTGGGGCCGGAGTGGTTGAGTCGCGTGCTTTATGGCGTGGCCTTGATCGCGGGTGGTTGGGACGCGGCGAAAGATACGTGGGAGAATCTGCGGGAGCGGAAAGTGGACATTCACTTTTTGATGCTGGCGGTAGCGGTGGGAGCGATGTGCATCGGGGCGTGGGGCGAGGCGGTGCTGTTGCTGTTTTTGTTCTCGGCGTCGGGCGCGATGGAAGATTACGCGCTGGATCGGACGCAGCGGGAAGTGGGCTCGTTGCTGAAGTCGGCACCGAAGACGGCGACGCTGGTATTGCCGAATGGCAGCGAGCGGCTGGTGAAGGTGGAGGAACTCGGAATCGGCGATCGCGTGCGGGTGAAACCTGGCGAGGCGTTTCCGGCGGACGGGACTGTATCCAAAGGGCGGAGTGCGAGCGATGAGTCGGCGCTGACAGGGGAGGCGGTGCCGGTGGAGAAGGACGTGGGCGCGCCGGTGTTTAGCGGGACAATCAACTTGTGGGGCGCGGTGGATTTCGATGTGCGGCGGCTGCCGTCGGAGAGCACGTTGCAGAAGATCATCCGGCTGATTCAGACGGCGCAGAAGTTGAGGGCGCCGAGCGAGCGGTTCACGGACAAGTTTGGCGGCGGGTATACGCTGACGGTGCTGGGGGTGTGCGCGGCGATGTTTCTCGTGTGGTGGCTGGCGATGGGGCTGCCGGCGTTTACGAACGCGGGGGAGACGACGTCGGCGTTTTATCGGGCGATGACGCTACTGGTGGTGATGAGTCCGTGCGCGTTGGTACTGTCGATTCCGTCGGCGATTCTCGCGGCGATCGCGTGGGGCGCGAAGCATGGCGTGTTGTTTCGCGGAGGCGCGGCCATCGAGAAGCTGGCGGCGATCGATCTGGTGGCGCTCGATAAGACGGGGACGCTGACGACGGGCGAACTCGCGGTGACGGGGGTGGAGAGTTTTCCGGCGGGGCGTGAGAAGGAGGTGCTGGAGCTGGCGTTCGCGCTGGAGGTGAATTCGCAGCATCCGCTGGCGCGGGCGATCGTGCGGCACGCGCGGGCTCAGGGCGTGCGCGAAGTGGACGCGGATAAATTTGAATCGATCACGGGACATGGTGTGCGCGGGCAGGTGGGCGGCGCGCAGGTGCTGCTGGGGCGGCGCGAGTTGCTGGAGAGCGGACCGCTGGCGGAGTGGGCAAAGACGATGCCCGCGTCGTCGCCGGAGTTGAGCGAAGTGTGGGTGGTGGGGCGCGATGTGGTGGGGCGGGTTTTGTTGAAGGATCAGATCCGCGCGGAGTCGCGCGAGGTGCTCGCGAAGTTGAAGCGGGCGGGGATAAGGACGGTGATGTTGACGGGAGACCGACGGCAGGCGGCGGAGAATGTCGCGAAAGAAATCGGGCTCGATGAAGTGCGCGCGGGACTGACGCCGGAGGGGAAGGTGGAGGCGATCCAGGCGCTGAAGAAGGAGGGACACACAGTCGCGATGGTAGGAGATGGCGTGAATGATGCGCCGTGTTTGGCGGCGGCGGATGTTTCTGTGGCGATGGGCGCGCGCGGCAGCGATGCGGCGCTGGAGCAGGCGGAAGTGATTTTGATGCATGATCGCATCGAGAATTTTCTGGCTGCGTTGCGGTTGAGTCAGCGGGCGAAGCGTGTGATCAGGCAGAATCTGGCGATCTCGCTTGGAGTCGTCGTGTTGATGGCGGTGGCGTCGGTGATCGGCGTGGTACCGCTGGCGGTGGGTGTGGCGGCGCACGAGGGAAGCACGGTGGTGGTGTGTTTGAATTCGTTGCGGTTGTTGTTTGGGAGGAACCGGTGA